A region from the Alnus glutinosa chromosome 5, dhAlnGlut1.1, whole genome shotgun sequence genome encodes:
- the LOC133868085 gene encoding transcriptional adapter ADA2b isoform X1 has translation MGRSRGNFHSADEDPTQRSRRKKNASSGENSESAAAGQGTSEGKRALYHCNYCNKDITGKIRIKCSFCPDFDLCIECFSVGAEVIPHKSNHPYRVMDNLSFPLICPDWNADDEILLLEGTEMYGLGNWAEVAEHVGTKSKEQCIEHYTNVYKNSPYFPLPDMSHVVGKNRKELLAMAKGHGEDKKGFPMMGELNLKQESPFSPSRVKIEESHKGGSAGRLLSSLSAEVESGVRSAATAANKKASNVAQVKDGPGVVKVEEPQADRSFGGKKPNSSGNEGPSLVESSGYNPKRQEFDTEYDNDAEQLLAEMEFKETDGEDERELKLRVLRIYSKRLDERKRRKDFILHRNLLYPNPFEKDFSPEERAICRRYDVFMRFHTKEEHEDLLQTVITEHRTLKRIQELKDARAAGCRTSAEADRYLKQKRKREVEENARRVKESSQVGPSSQAGPNAFMASESVGKEFNSRPMGQATSNSVNDLDIMGFCGADLLSESEKRLCGEIRLPPPHYLKMQEIMSIEIINGTVTKKSDAHHLFKIEASKIDRVYDMLVKKGIAQP, from the exons ATGGGTCGCTCTCGTGGAAACTTCCACTCTGCCGATGAGGACCCCACCCAAAG atcaagaagaaaaaagaatgccTCCAGTGGTGAAAATTCAGAATCCGCAGCTGCAG GTCAAGGGACAAGTGAAGGGAAAAGGGCTTTATACCATTGCAATTATTGCAACAAAGACATTACAGGGAAGATCCGTATCAAATGTTCCTTTTGCCCCGATTTTGACTTATGTATAGAGTGTTTTTCTGTTGGAGCTGAGGTCATACCACATAAGAGCAATCACCCTTACAGGGTTATG GATAATTTATCTTTTCCTCTTATATGCCCTGACTGGAATGCTGATGATGAAATACTGCTACTAGAG GGGACTGAAATGTATGGCTTGGGTAACTGGGCAGAAGTTGCTGAGCATGTGGGAACTAAGAGTAAAGAACAATGTATAGAACACTATACAAATGTATATAAGAACTCCCCATACTTCCCTCTTCCG GACATGTCTCATGTTGTTGGAAAAAACAGAAAGGAGCTTCTTGCTATGGCTAAAGGACATGGTGAGGACAAGAAAG GATTTCCTATGATGGGGGAGCTTAATTTGAAGCAAGAATCTCCTTTTTCTCCTTCAAGAGTCAA AATTGAAGAATCACATAAAGGGGGTTCCGCTGGCCGCTTATTGTCAAGCTTAAGTGCTG AAGTGGAATCTGGGGTCCGTTCAGCAGCAACAGCTGCTAACAAGAAGGCATCTAATGTGGCCCAGGTTAAAGACGGCCCTGGTGTCGTTAAAGTGGAAG AACCTCAAGCAGACAGGAGCTTTGGAGGAAAGAAACCAAACTCTTCAGGGAACGAGGGCCCTTCTTTAGTTGAATCGAGTGGTTATAATCCCAAAAGACAGGAGTTTGATACTGAATATGACAATGATGCTGAACAGTTATTGGCTGAGATGGAATTTAAGGAAACAGACGGAGAGGATGAGCGTGAGCTGAAGTTGCGAGTGCTGCGTATCTATTCAAAGAG GCTTGATGAGAGGAAGCGCAGGAAGGATTTTATACTACATAGAAATTTGTTATATCCTAATCCTTTCGAGAAGGACTTTTCGCCTGAAGAGAGGGCGATCTGCCGGCGATACGATGTATTCATGCGTTTTCATACCAAGGAAGAGCATGAAGATTTGCTTCAGACTGTTATTACAGAGCATCGAACACTGAAAAGAATTCAAGAACTTAAG GATGCCCGAGCTGCTGGTTGCCGCACATCAGCTGAGGCTGATAGATACCTtaaacagaaaaggaaaagggaagtTGAAGAGAATGCTCGTAGAGTAAAGGAAAGCTCTCAGGTTGGTCCAAGCAGTCAAGCTGGTCCAAATGCATTCATGGCTTCAGAGTCTGTTGGCAAGGAGTTCAATTCGAGACCAATGGGACAGGCTACTTCAAACTCTGTGAACGATCTGGATATAATGGGCTTTTGTGGAGCAGATTTATTGTCTGAAAGT GAGAAACGTCTATGCGGCGAGATTAGGCTACCCCCACCTCATTACCTTAAGATGCAAGAGATTATGTCAATCGAAATCATCAATGGTACTGTCACTAAGAAATCCGATGCCCATCACTTGTTCAAGATTGAAGCCAGCAAAATTGACAGGGTTTATGACATGCTTGTGAAAAAGGGGATTGCTCAACCGTGA
- the LOC133868085 gene encoding transcriptional adapter ADA2 isoform X2 gives MRTPPKDQEEKRMPPVVKIQNPQLQDNLSFPLICPDWNADDEILLLEGTEMYGLGNWAEVAEHVGTKSKEQCIEHYTNVYKNSPYFPLPDMSHVVGKNRKELLAMAKGHGEDKKGFPMMGELNLKQESPFSPSRVKIEESHKGGSAGRLLSSLSAEVESGVRSAATAANKKASNVAQVKDGPGVVKVEEPQADRSFGGKKPNSSGNEGPSLVESSGYNPKRQEFDTEYDNDAEQLLAEMEFKETDGEDERELKLRVLRIYSKRLDERKRRKDFILHRNLLYPNPFEKDFSPEERAICRRYDVFMRFHTKEEHEDLLQTVITEHRTLKRIQELKDARAAGCRTSAEADRYLKQKRKREVEENARRVKESSQVGPSSQAGPNAFMASESVGKEFNSRPMGQATSNSVNDLDIMGFCGADLLSESEKRLCGEIRLPPPHYLKMQEIMSIEIINGTVTKKSDAHHLFKIEASKIDRVYDMLVKKGIAQP, from the exons ATGAGGACCCCACCCAAAG atcaagaagaaaaaagaatgccTCCAGTGGTGAAAATTCAGAATCCGCAGCTGCAG GATAATTTATCTTTTCCTCTTATATGCCCTGACTGGAATGCTGATGATGAAATACTGCTACTAGAG GGGACTGAAATGTATGGCTTGGGTAACTGGGCAGAAGTTGCTGAGCATGTGGGAACTAAGAGTAAAGAACAATGTATAGAACACTATACAAATGTATATAAGAACTCCCCATACTTCCCTCTTCCG GACATGTCTCATGTTGTTGGAAAAAACAGAAAGGAGCTTCTTGCTATGGCTAAAGGACATGGTGAGGACAAGAAAG GATTTCCTATGATGGGGGAGCTTAATTTGAAGCAAGAATCTCCTTTTTCTCCTTCAAGAGTCAA AATTGAAGAATCACATAAAGGGGGTTCCGCTGGCCGCTTATTGTCAAGCTTAAGTGCTG AAGTGGAATCTGGGGTCCGTTCAGCAGCAACAGCTGCTAACAAGAAGGCATCTAATGTGGCCCAGGTTAAAGACGGCCCTGGTGTCGTTAAAGTGGAAG AACCTCAAGCAGACAGGAGCTTTGGAGGAAAGAAACCAAACTCTTCAGGGAACGAGGGCCCTTCTTTAGTTGAATCGAGTGGTTATAATCCCAAAAGACAGGAGTTTGATACTGAATATGACAATGATGCTGAACAGTTATTGGCTGAGATGGAATTTAAGGAAACAGACGGAGAGGATGAGCGTGAGCTGAAGTTGCGAGTGCTGCGTATCTATTCAAAGAG GCTTGATGAGAGGAAGCGCAGGAAGGATTTTATACTACATAGAAATTTGTTATATCCTAATCCTTTCGAGAAGGACTTTTCGCCTGAAGAGAGGGCGATCTGCCGGCGATACGATGTATTCATGCGTTTTCATACCAAGGAAGAGCATGAAGATTTGCTTCAGACTGTTATTACAGAGCATCGAACACTGAAAAGAATTCAAGAACTTAAG GATGCCCGAGCTGCTGGTTGCCGCACATCAGCTGAGGCTGATAGATACCTtaaacagaaaaggaaaagggaagtTGAAGAGAATGCTCGTAGAGTAAAGGAAAGCTCTCAGGTTGGTCCAAGCAGTCAAGCTGGTCCAAATGCATTCATGGCTTCAGAGTCTGTTGGCAAGGAGTTCAATTCGAGACCAATGGGACAGGCTACTTCAAACTCTGTGAACGATCTGGATATAATGGGCTTTTGTGGAGCAGATTTATTGTCTGAAAGT GAGAAACGTCTATGCGGCGAGATTAGGCTACCCCCACCTCATTACCTTAAGATGCAAGAGATTATGTCAATCGAAATCATCAATGGTACTGTCACTAAGAAATCCGATGCCCATCACTTGTTCAAGATTGAAGCCAGCAAAATTGACAGGGTTTATGACATGCTTGTGAAAAAGGGGATTGCTCAACCGTGA